A stretch of Pseudomonas sp. LS.1a DNA encodes these proteins:
- a CDS encoding SDR family oxidoreductase, which translates to MANAKTALIIGASRGLGLGLVQRLHEDGWNITATVRNPQQPGALADVPGVRIEQLEMNDTAQLDGLKQRLQGQVFDLVFVNAGVMGPLPQDLEAVQNKDIGDLFMTNAVAPIRVARRLVGQVREGSGVLAFMSSILGSVTIPDGGEVCLYKASKAALNSMINSFVVEQQRPDLCVLAMHPGWVKTDMGGENAEIDVLTSTRGMLEQIKAQSGNGGLRFINYKGEPLVW; encoded by the coding sequence ATGGCTAACGCAAAAACTGCACTTATCATCGGCGCCTCGCGCGGGCTGGGCCTGGGCCTGGTGCAGCGCCTGCACGAAGACGGCTGGAACATCACCGCCACCGTGCGCAACCCGCAGCAGCCCGGCGCCCTGGCCGATGTACCTGGCGTGCGCATCGAGCAGCTGGAAATGAACGATACGGCTCAACTCGATGGCCTGAAGCAACGCCTGCAAGGTCAAGTGTTCGACCTGGTATTCGTCAACGCCGGCGTCATGGGCCCCCTGCCGCAAGACCTGGAGGCGGTGCAGAACAAGGACATCGGCGACCTGTTCATGACCAACGCCGTGGCACCCATCCGCGTGGCCCGCCGCCTGGTCGGCCAGGTACGCGAAGGCAGCGGCGTGCTGGCCTTCATGAGCTCGATCCTGGGCAGCGTGACCATCCCCGACGGCGGCGAAGTCTGCCTGTACAAGGCCAGCAAGGCGGCCCTGAACTCGATGATCAACAGCTTCGTCGTCGAGCAACAACGCCCCGACCTGTGCGTGCTGGCCATGCACCCGGGCTGGGTGAAAACCGACATGGGCGGCGAAAACGCCGAGATCGATGTGCTGACCAGTACCCGCGGCATGCTCGAACAGATCAAGGCACAAAGCGGCAACGGCGGCCTGCGCTTCATCAACTACAAGGGCGAACCCTTGGTCTGGTGA
- a CDS encoding IMPACT family protein, with protein MPSTLLDLCEYREEIRKSRFITLAGPISSAAEAMSFIERHSDLAATHNCWAWKLGAQYRSSDDGEPGGTAGRPILAAIEAQDCDQVVVLVIRWYGGIQLGTGGLARAYGGGANKCLQQAPKRLLVQRSEFTCSCSFSELALVKLRLAEVDGLVLDEQFTANGVDLLIALGDVHLAPLQQQLADLSRGRILLEAR; from the coding sequence ATGCCTTCTACCCTGCTCGACCTCTGCGAATACCGCGAGGAAATCCGCAAAAGCCGCTTCATCACCCTCGCCGGGCCGATCAGCAGTGCCGCCGAAGCGATGAGTTTCATCGAACGCCATAGCGACCTGGCCGCGACCCACAACTGCTGGGCCTGGAAGCTCGGCGCCCAGTACCGCAGCAGCGATGACGGCGAACCTGGCGGTACCGCGGGGCGGCCAATCCTCGCGGCCATCGAAGCGCAGGACTGCGACCAGGTGGTGGTGCTGGTAATCCGCTGGTACGGCGGCATCCAGCTGGGTACCGGTGGCCTGGCCAGGGCCTACGGCGGCGGCGCCAACAAGTGCCTGCAACAGGCACCCAAGCGGCTGCTGGTGCAGCGCAGCGAATTCACCTGCAGTTGCAGTTTCAGCGAACTGGCGCTGGTGAAGTTGCGCCTGGCGGAGGTTGACGGCCTGGTCCTGGATGAGCAGTTCACCGCCAATGGCGTGGACCTGCTGATTGCACTCGGTGACGTCCACCTGGCCCCACTGCAGCAGCAGTTGGCCGACTTGAGCCGCGGACGCATTCTGCTCGAAGCACGCTGA
- a CDS encoding LysR family transcriptional regulator: protein MSRRPDPLAQVSDFDIRLLKIYRSVVECGGFSAAENVLGIGRSAISQQMNDLEQRLGLRLCQRGRAGFSLTEEGREVYHSALQLLSALESFRTEVNGLHQHLRGELNIGLTDNLVTLPHMRITHALAELKDRGPDVRIQIRMIAPSQVEHGVLDGSLHVGVVPQTSPLSGLEYQPLYSERSLLYCAVGHPLFYADDQQIDDDRLNSQEAITPTFRLPAEIQAHYQALNCTASASDREGMAFLILTGRYIGYLPDHYATFWVQQGRLRALKPQQRFYDLSLSWVTRKGRRPNLVLESFLESLAATR from the coding sequence ATGAGCCGACGCCCCGATCCACTCGCCCAAGTCAGCGATTTCGACATACGTCTGCTGAAGATCTACCGCAGTGTCGTCGAGTGCGGCGGCTTCTCGGCCGCCGAAAACGTGCTGGGCATCGGCCGTTCGGCCATCAGCCAACAGATGAACGACCTCGAGCAACGCCTCGGCCTGCGCCTGTGCCAACGCGGCCGTGCCGGGTTCTCACTGACAGAGGAAGGCCGCGAGGTCTACCATTCGGCCCTGCAACTGCTCAGCGCCCTGGAAAGCTTCCGTACCGAAGTCAACGGCCTGCACCAGCATTTGCGGGGCGAGCTGAACATTGGCCTGACCGACAATCTGGTGACCCTGCCGCACATGCGCATCACCCATGCCTTGGCCGAGCTCAAGGACCGCGGCCCCGACGTGCGCATCCAGATCCGCATGATCGCCCCCAGCCAGGTCGAGCACGGCGTGCTCGACGGCAGCCTGCACGTCGGCGTGGTGCCGCAGACCAGCCCGCTGTCGGGCCTCGAGTACCAGCCGTTGTACAGCGAGCGCTCACTGCTGTACTGCGCGGTCGGCCACCCGCTGTTCTATGCCGATGACCAGCAGATCGACGACGACCGCCTCAACAGCCAGGAAGCCATCACCCCCACTTTCCGCCTGCCGGCCGAAATCCAGGCGCATTACCAGGCGCTGAACTGCACGGCCAGTGCTTCGGACCGTGAAGGCATGGCGTTTCTCATCCTTACCGGGCGCTACATCGGCTACCTGCCGGACCACTACGCCACGTTCTGGGTGCAGCAAGGCCGCTTGCGCGCCCTCAAGCCCCAACAACGCTTCTATGACCTGAGCCTCAGCTGGGTAACGCGCAAAGGCCGACGGCCTAACCTGGTGCTGGAAAGCTTCCTCGAAAGCCTGGCTGCGACACGCTGA
- a CDS encoding TetR/AcrR family transcriptional regulator produces MTLEVPAHRLSASGKPAGRIRQKNEQAIIQAAEDEFARHGFKGTSMNTIALKAGLPKANLHYYFTNKLGLYIAVLSNIIELWDSTFNALSVEDDPGEALSQYIRTKMEFSRRNPQASRIFAMEVISGGTCLTEYFSADYREWFRGRAAVFQAWIEAGKMDPVDPVHLIFLLWGSTQHYADFATQICQVTGRSRLTKQDMEDASNNLIHIILKGCGIKPAA; encoded by the coding sequence ATGACCCTAGAAGTCCCTGCGCATCGCCTCTCCGCCTCGGGCAAGCCCGCGGGCCGCATCCGCCAGAAGAACGAACAGGCCATTATCCAGGCCGCCGAAGACGAGTTTGCCCGCCATGGTTTCAAGGGCACCAGCATGAACACCATCGCCCTCAAGGCGGGGTTGCCCAAAGCCAACCTGCATTACTACTTCACCAACAAGCTGGGCCTGTACATTGCCGTGCTCAGCAACATCATCGAGTTGTGGGACAGCACCTTCAACGCCTTGAGCGTCGAGGATGACCCGGGCGAAGCCCTGAGCCAGTACATTCGCACCAAGATGGAGTTCTCCCGGCGCAACCCGCAAGCCTCGCGGATTTTCGCCATGGAAGTGATCAGCGGCGGCACCTGCCTTACGGAATATTTCAGTGCCGACTACCGCGAATGGTTCCGGGGGCGGGCCGCGGTGTTCCAGGCCTGGATCGAAGCCGGCAAGATGGACCCGGTCGATCCGGTGCACCTGATCTTCCTGCTGTGGGGCAGCACCCAGCACTACGCCGACTTCGCCACCCAGATCTGCCAGGTTACCGGCCGCAGCCGCCTGACCAAGCAGGACATGGAAGACGCGAGCAACAACCTTATCCACATCATCCTGAAAGGCTGCGGCATCAAGCCGGCTGCCTGA
- a CDS encoding multidrug effflux MFS transporter — translation MNLRMVLILGALSAFGPLAIDFYLPAFPAMAQAFATDEKHVQATLAAYFLGLSIGQLAYGPVADRFGRRKPLMFGVTLFTLASLACAYAPNLDTLVLARFVQALGGCAGMVLSRAIVSDKCDPVASAKVFSQLMLVMGLAPILAPMLGGVLVNLAGWQSIFLALSLFSAGCLLAVSLGLPESLPEHIPRQPLAGALRQYMRLLADRVFIGHALTGGIAIAGMFAYIAGSPFVFIKLYGVPAEHYGWLFGTNAAGFILVAQVNARLLAKRGPAFLLARAVWLYLAAGLTLLGVAALRPTQLWPLLVPLFVCISSLGCIIPNASACAMSGQGTRAGSASALMGCLQFSVAAGAAALVGLLHDGSAVPMALVISLCGALVVSVALLTRRLPAKVPA, via the coding sequence ATGAACCTGCGAATGGTGCTCATCCTGGGCGCACTCAGTGCGTTCGGGCCCTTGGCGATCGACTTCTACCTGCCCGCCTTCCCGGCCATGGCGCAGGCGTTCGCCACCGATGAAAAACACGTCCAGGCCACCTTGGCCGCCTACTTCCTTGGCCTGTCCATCGGGCAACTGGCCTACGGGCCGGTGGCTGACCGCTTTGGCCGACGCAAGCCGCTGATGTTCGGGGTGACCCTGTTCACCCTGGCGTCACTGGCCTGTGCCTATGCCCCCAACCTCGACACCCTGGTGCTGGCGCGTTTCGTCCAGGCGCTGGGCGGTTGCGCCGGGATGGTGCTGTCGCGGGCCATTGTCAGTGACAAGTGCGACCCGGTGGCCTCGGCCAAGGTGTTCTCGCAACTGATGCTGGTCATGGGGCTGGCGCCAATCCTGGCACCGATGCTGGGCGGGGTGTTGGTGAACCTGGCCGGCTGGCAATCGATCTTCCTCGCCCTTAGCCTGTTCAGTGCAGGTTGCCTGCTGGCGGTCAGCCTGGGCCTGCCGGAAAGCCTGCCCGAGCACATACCGCGGCAACCGCTGGCTGGCGCCTTGCGTCAGTACATGCGTCTGCTCGCTGACCGGGTGTTCATCGGCCATGCCTTGACCGGTGGTATCGCCATTGCCGGCATGTTTGCCTACATCGCCGGTTCACCTTTCGTGTTCATCAAGCTCTACGGCGTGCCGGCCGAGCATTACGGCTGGTTATTCGGCACCAATGCTGCCGGCTTTATCCTGGTGGCGCAGGTGAATGCACGCTTGCTGGCCAAGCGTGGGCCGGCGTTCCTGCTGGCGCGTGCGGTGTGGTTGTACCTGGCTGCGGGCCTGACGTTGCTGGGCGTGGCGGCATTGCGACCAACACAGCTGTGGCCATTGCTGGTACCGCTGTTCGTCTGCATTTCCAGCCTCGGTTGCATCATCCCCAACGCCTCTGCCTGTGCCATGAGCGGGCAGGGCACGCGGGCCGGGAGTGCCTCGGCGCTGATGGGCTGCCTGCAGTTCAGTGTCGCCGCCGGCGCAGCGGCGCTGGTCGGGCTGCTGCATGATGGTAGTGCGGTGCCGATGGCGCTGGTGATCAGCTTGTGCGGGGCACTGGTGGTCAGTGTCGCGCTGCTGACCCGACGTTTGCCGGCCAAGGTTCCCGCATAA
- a CDS encoding ArsR/SmtB family transcription factor: MNAASSISQIASLMADPKRSAMLWALIDGTPRLANELAVMTGLTSSSACAHLSLLSSAGLLRHEARGRKRYFRLATPQVGAAVEALASVQLESTKGERAKAPVSSLPMSIRRARRCGDHLGGELAGELYHRLVVAGWLEGSGRQLMVSEEGRAQLALVGVYIDALAPHQQRGCVICRCTEWSDEGPHLGGVLGQALFRLFLQSGWMREAEDSRALHISALGVQQINRIARVPTWQVG; encoded by the coding sequence ATGAACGCAGCCAGCAGTATCAGCCAGATCGCCAGCCTGATGGCCGACCCCAAACGCAGTGCCATGTTGTGGGCATTGATCGATGGCACGCCGCGGCTGGCCAACGAGCTCGCGGTAATGACCGGCCTGACCTCGTCCTCGGCCTGCGCTCACCTTTCGCTGTTGTCGTCGGCCGGTTTGCTCCGGCACGAAGCGCGGGGCCGCAAGCGCTACTTCCGCCTTGCCACCCCGCAAGTCGGGGCGGCGGTGGAGGCCCTGGCCAGTGTCCAGCTGGAGAGTACCAAGGGGGAGCGGGCCAAGGCGCCGGTATCATCGCTGCCCATGTCGATACGCAGGGCGCGTCGCTGTGGCGATCACCTGGGTGGGGAACTGGCCGGTGAGCTGTATCACCGTCTGGTGGTGGCCGGCTGGCTGGAGGGTAGCGGTCGCCAGCTGATGGTGAGCGAGGAGGGGCGGGCGCAGTTGGCTTTGGTCGGGGTCTACATCGATGCCTTGGCACCGCATCAGCAACGTGGCTGTGTGATCTGCCGCTGCACCGAGTGGAGCGATGAGGGGCCGCACCTGGGCGGGGTACTGGGGCAGGCGTTGTTCCGGCTGTTCCTGCAATCGGGGTGGATGCGCGAGGCCGAGGACTCGCGGGCATTGCATATCTCTGCACTGGGTGTTCAGCAGATCAATCGCATTGCCCGCGTGCCAACCTGGCAGGTCGGTTGA
- a CDS encoding adenosine deaminase, with the protein MYDWLNALPKAELHLHLEGSLEPELLFALAERNKIALPWADVETLRGAYAFNNLQEFLDLYYQGADVLRTEQDFYDLTWAYLQRCKAQNVIHTEPFFDPQTHTDRGIPFEVVLNGINQALKDGREQLGISSGLILSFLRHLSEDEAQKTLDQALPFRDAFIAVGLDSSEMGHPPSKFQRVFDRARSEGLVAVAHAGEEGPPEYIWEALDLLKVKRIDHGVRAIEDERLMQRIIDEQIPLTVCPLSNTKLCVFDHMSQHNILDMLERGVKVTVNSDDPAYFGGYVTENFHALYTHLGMTEDQARRLAQNSLDARLV; encoded by the coding sequence ATGTATGATTGGTTGAACGCCCTGCCCAAGGCCGAACTGCACCTGCACCTGGAAGGCTCGCTGGAGCCCGAGCTGCTGTTCGCCCTGGCCGAGCGCAACAAGATCGCCCTGCCCTGGGCCGATGTGGAGACCTTGCGCGGTGCCTATGCCTTCAACAACCTGCAGGAGTTCCTCGACCTGTATTACCAGGGCGCCGACGTGCTGCGCACCGAGCAGGACTTCTACGACCTGACCTGGGCCTACCTGCAACGCTGCAAGGCGCAGAACGTGATCCACACCGAACCGTTCTTCGACCCACAGACCCACACCGACCGCGGCATCCCCTTCGAAGTGGTGCTCAACGGCATCAACCAGGCACTCAAGGACGGTCGCGAGCAACTGGGCATCAGCAGCGGCCTGATCCTCAGCTTCCTGCGCCACCTCAGCGAAGATGAAGCACAGAAAACCCTCGACCAGGCCCTGCCGTTCCGCGATGCCTTCATCGCCGTTGGCCTGGACAGCTCGGAAATGGGCCACCCACCAAGCAAGTTCCAGCGCGTGTTCGACCGCGCCCGCAGCGAAGGCTTGGTCGCCGTTGCCCATGCCGGCGAGGAAGGCCCGCCCGAGTACATCTGGGAAGCCCTGGACCTGCTGAAGGTCAAGCGTATCGACCACGGTGTGCGCGCCATCGAGGACGAGCGCCTGATGCAGCGCATCATCGACGAGCAGATCCCGCTCACGGTGTGCCCGCTGTCGAACACCAAGCTCTGCGTATTCGACCACATGAGCCAGCACAACATCCTCGACATGCTCGAGCGCGGCGTGAAGGTCACGGTCAATTCGGACGACCCGGCCTACTTCGGTGGCTACGTCACCGAGAACTTCCACGCCCTGTACACCCACCTGGGCATGACCGAAGACCAGGCCCGTCGGCTGGCCCAGAACAGCCTGGATGCCCGGCTGGTCTGA